Proteins encoded by one window of Manihot esculenta cultivar AM560-2 chromosome 10, M.esculenta_v8, whole genome shotgun sequence:
- the LOC110623871 gene encoding NAC domain-containing protein 78 encodes MARGDSATSLAPGFRFHPTDEELVRYYLKRKVTNKPFRFDPIAVVDIYKTEPWDLPDKSKLKSRDLEWYFFSMLDKKYSNGSKTNRATEKGYWKTTGKDRPIRWNFRTVGMKKTLVYHLGRAPRGERTNWVMHEYRLADEDLEKAGVVQDAFVLCRIFQKSGTGPKNGEQYGAPFVEEEWDDDEVVGMLLPGEDMVVADEVVLGDDVCAENDLDQNVDGVSSENAILPVNYYHGETNNYVEASGDLSVDDQKPIIDQGTVQYGSDLPDDQSLFVLPGQYDIDAKSVRHEYIAESSNNANVVEDNFMLDEPFFDAIDNLPFSEGLFLEANDLSNLVEPDSTGDSTIFDVVDEYLNFFDANDDNLTFDPSELLGTDSTATDQAPLSENIKDVNGGTEEVPMATEKLLATYGNTDASSSKQQKPEATKIESDIKYPFMKQASHLLGSIPAPPAFASEFPIKDAALHLNAAQSSSSIHVTAGVIRIENITFGSSGMDWSFSKNANVNVILSFGMLQDNASSTPTSLVPIGSLFTSKTLSLLSQSWFSLMCFWVLILSLSYKIGTCVCTK; translated from the exons ATGGCCCGTGGTGATTCAGCGACTTCACTGGCTCCTGGGTTCCGATTTCACCCCACTGATGAGGAACTTGTTCGCTACTACCTCAAACGGAAGGTTACCAATAAACCCTTTCGGTTTGACCCAATCGCTGTTGTCGACATCTACAAAACTGAGCCGTGGGATCTCCCAG ATAAGTCAAAGTTGAAGAGCAGGGATTTAGAGTGGTATTTTTTCAGTATGCTGGATAAGAAGTATAGCAATGGTTCTAAGACAAACCGGGCCACAGAGAAAGGATACTGGAAGACAACTGGGAAGGACCGCCCTATTCGCTGGAACTTCCGAACTGTGGGGATGAAGAAGACCCTTGTGTACCATCTTGGACGGGCTCCACGCGGTGAGCGTACCAATTGGGTAATGCACGAGTACCGCCTTGCTGATGAGGATTTGGAGAAAGCTGGAGTCGTTCAA GATGCATTTGTACTGTGTAGGATTTTCCAAAAGAGTGGAACAGGGCCGAAGAATGGAGAGCAGTATGGGGCTCCATTTGTTGAGGAGGAATGGGATGATGATGAAGTGGTGGGTATGTTGTTACCTGGGGAGGACATGGTGGTGGCTGATGAAGTGGTACTTGGTGATGATGTATGTGCGGAAAATGACCTTGACCAG AATGTTGATGGAGTTTCATCTGAAAATGCTATCCTTCCTGTGAACTACTACCATGGAGAAACAAACAATTATGTGGAGGCCTCTGGAGATTTAAGTGTAGATGATCAGAAGCCTATAATTGACCAGGGGACAGTCCAGTATGGTTCTGATCTTCCAGATGATCAAAGCTTATTTGTTTTACCTGGGCAATATGACATTGATGCAAAATCAGTACGCCATGAATATATTGCTGAATCAAGCAACAATGCTAATGTTGTTGAggacaatttcatgcttgatgaACCATTCTTTGATGCTATTGATAATCTTCCATTCAGTGAAGGATTGTTCCTGGAAGCTAATGATCTGTCAAATCTTGTGGAGCCAGATTCTACTGGAGATTCTACAATTTTTGATGTGGTTGATGAGTACCTCAATTTCTTTGATGCTAATGATGACAACCTGACTTTTGATCCTTCTGAACTTTTAGGCACTGATAGTACTGCTACTGATCAAGCTCCTCTATCTGAGAATATTAAG GATGTGAATGGAGGAACTGAGGAAGTGCCAATGGCAACTGAAAAACTGTTAGCAACATATGGCAACACTGATGCATCCTCCTCGAAGCAACAAAAGCCAGAGGCGACAAAGATTGAGTCGG ATATCAAATACCCATTCATGAAGCAGGCCAGTCACTTGTTGGGCAGCATTCCTGCACCTCCTGCATTTGCTTCTGAGTTCCCTATCAAGGATGCAGCTCTACATTTAAATGCTGCACAATCATCCAGCTCAATTCATGTTACTGCTGGTGTTATTAGAATAGAAAACATCACTTTTGGCAGCAGTGGCATGGACTGGTCATTTAGCAAGAATGCAAATGTCAATGTCATCCTCTCTTTTGGCATGTTGCAAGACAATGCAAGTTCAACTCCGACCAGTTTGGTGCCAATAGGGAGCTTATTCACGAGCAAGACATTGTCTCTCTTGTCGCAGAGCTGGTTCTCCTTGATGTGCTTTTGGGTCCTAATTCTTTCATTGAGTTACAAAATTGGGACCTGCGTTTGTACCAAGTAA
- the LOC110623872 gene encoding malate dehydrogenase [NADP], chloroplastic yields MAVAGLTSPSPAYSHRTTTRLRSSSQLSLSSTHLSCRLRRSFRPRNSSITCSVNQVAPVSVQKPEPKDKSECFGVFCQTYDLWAEEETRSWKKLINIAVSGAAGMISNHLLFKLASGEVFGPDQPIALKLLGSERSIQALEGVAMELEDSLYPLLREVSIGINPYEVFEDAEWALLIGAKPRGPGLERADLLDINGQIFSEQGKALNAVASRNVKVIVVGNPCNTNALICLKNAPNIPAKNFHALTRLDENRAKCQLALKAGVFYDKVSNMTIWGNHSTTQVPDFLNARINGLPVKEVIKDHKWLEEEFTEKVQKRGGVLIQKWGRSSAASTAVSIVDAIKSLITPTPEGDWFSSGVYSNGNQYGIAEGLVFSMPCRSKGDGDYELVKDVIFDDYLLKKITKTEAELLAEKRCVAHLTGEGIAFCDLPEDTMLPGEM; encoded by the exons ATGGCGGTGGCAGGGCTAACATCCCCTTCACCTGCATATTCCCACCGGACCACTACTCGCCTCCGCTCTTCTTCCCAGCTCTCACTCTCTTCCACCCATCTCTCTTGTCGCCTTCGCCGCTCCTTTCGGCCTCGAAACTCTTCTATCACTTGCTCTGTaaa TCAAGTAGCCCCAGTTTCAGTCCAGAAACCAGAGCCCAAGGACAAGTCTGAATGCTTTGGTGTTTTCTGCCAAACATATGATCTCTGGGCA GAAGAGGAGACAAGATCATGGAAGAAACTAATTAACATAGCAGTGTCTGGTGCTGCTGGGATGATATCTAATCACCTACTTTTTAAA CTTGCATCTGGCGAGGTTTTTGGGCCAGATCAACCAATTGCATTAAAGCTACTGGGATCTGAAAGATCAATTCAAGCTCTTGAAG GAGTTGCAATGGAGCTTGAAGATTCCTTGTATCCTTTGTTGAGGGAGGTGAGCATCGGAATAAATCCTTATGAAGTGTTTGAAGATGCTGAATGGGCTTTGTTAATTGGAGCAAAGCCACGAGGGCCTGGCTTGGAACGAGCTGACTTGTTAGATATAAATGGGCAAATTTTTTCCGAGCAG GGGAAGGCTCTCAATGCCGTTGCATCTCGCAATGTCAAGGTGATAGTAGTGGGCAACCCATGTAACACCAA TGCTTTAATTTGTTTGAAAAATGCTCCAAATATACCTGCAAAGAATTTCCATGCTTTGACTAGGTTAGATGAGAACCGGGCAAAATGCCAG CTTGCCCTAAAAGCAGGTGTATTCTATGATAAAGTATCAAATATGACCATCTGGGGAAATCACTCAACCACTCAG GTTCCGGACTTTCTAAATGCTAGAATCAATGGTTTACCTGTAAAAGAGGTTATCAAAGATCACAAATGGTTAGAAGAAGAGTTCACTGAGAAGGTCCAGAAG AGAGGTGGAGTACTCATTCAGAAATGGGGACGATCTTCGGCTGCATCGACTGCTGTGTCCATTGTTGATGCTATAAAGTCTCTAATAACCCCCACCCCGGAGGGGGATTGGTTTTCTTCTGGA GTCTATAGTAATGGAAATCAATACGGCATTGCAGAGGGTTTAGTTTTCAGCATGCCTTGCAGATCAAAA GGAGATGGTGATTATGAACTTGTGAAAGATGTAATATTTGATGATTACCTTCTAAAGAAAATAACTAAG ACAGAAGCCGAGTTGCTAGCCGAGAAAAGATGCGTGGCCCACCTCACTGGAGAG GGTATAGCTTTCTGTGATCTACCAGAAGACACAATGCTTCCAGGAGAAATGTAA